The following are from one region of the Fusarium verticillioides 7600 chromosome 1, whole genome shotgun sequence genome:
- a CDS encoding cerevisin — translation MKSALTLSMAAVASAASFSVGTVHDKAAPILSSIDAETIPDSYIIKFKDHVDHAAASDHHMWVQDTHKQGETERLELRKRSIPFTDKTFSGLKHTFDIGDAFKGYAGHFDESMIEKVRNHPDVEFIERDTIVHTMVPVSQNMITEDKCDGETERQAPWGLARISHRNTLNFGTFNKYLYSSDGGEGVDAYIVDTGTNVDHVDFEGRAHWGKTIPSGDADEDGNGHGTHCSGTVAGKKYGVAKKANVYAVKVLRSNGSGSMSDVVKGVEFAATSHLEQKKKAKDGKRKGFKGSVANMSLGGGKTQALDAAVNAAVRTGIHFAVAAGNDNADACNYSPAAASEPVTVGASALDDSRAYFSNYGKCTDIFAPGLNIMSTWIGSKYAVNTISGTSMASPHIAGLLAYYLSLQPAEDSEYALASITPKKLKENLISVATEDALSDIPSDTPNLLAWNGGGCSDYKKIVEAGSYKVKAAPSSRVEEIKHAVEQEVNLVSGKLTTGAKELGSKAEKFSKKIHELVDEELEQFLEELNL, via the exons ATGAAGTCCGCTCTCACCCTCTCTATGGCGGCTGTCGCCAGCGCTGCCTCCTTCAGCGTCGGCACCGTCCACGACAAGGCCGCTCCCATCCTCAGCTCCATCGATGCCGAGACCATCCCAGACTCGTACatcatcaagttcaaggaccaTGTTGATCATGCCGCTGCCAGCGACCATCACATGTGGGTTCAGGACACACACAAGCAGGGCGAGACTGAGCGCCTCGAGCTGCGAAAGCGCTCCATTCCTTTCACAGACAAGACCTTCTCTGGCTTGAAGCACACCTTTGACATCGGTGATGCCTTCAAGGGCTATGCCGGCCACTTTGACGAGTCCATGATCGAGAAGGTCCGAAACCACCCTGAC GTCGAGTTCATTGAGCGAGACACTATTGTCCACACCATGGTCCCTGTTTCCCAGAACATGATTACTGAGGACAAGTGCGACGGCGAGACCGAGCGACAGGCTCCTTGGGGTCTTGCCCGTATCTCCCACCGCAACACCCTCAACTTCGGTACCTTCAACAAGTACCTCTACTCTTCCGATGGTGGCGAGGGTGTCGATGCCTACATTGTTGACACTGGTACCAACGTTGACCACGTTGACTTCGAGGGTCGTGCCCACTGGGGTAAGACCATTCCCTCTGGcgatgccgatgaggatggcaacGGTCACGGTACTCACTGCTCCGGTACTGTCGCCGGTAAGAAGTACGgtgttgccaagaaggccaacgTCTATGCCGTCAAGGTCCTCCGATCTAACGGCTCTGGATCCATGTCCGACGTTGTCAAGGGTGTCGAGTTCGCTGCCACCAGCCATctcgagcagaagaagaaggccaaggacggCAAGCGCAAGGGCTTCAAGGGCTCTGTCGCCAACATgtctcttggtggtggtaagACCCAGGCTCTCGATGCCGCCGTCAACGCCGCTGTCCGCACTGGTATTCACTTTGCTGTCGCCGCTGGCAACGACAACGCTGATGCCTGCAACTACTCCCCCGCTGCCGCCTCTGAGCCCGTCACCGTCGGTGCCTCTGCTCTCGATGACAGCCGTGCCTACTTCTCCAACTACGGAAAGTGCACTGACATCTTCGCCCCCGGTCTGAACATTATGTCCACCTGGATCGGCTCCAAGTATgccgtcaacaccatctctgGTACCTCCATGGCCTCTCCCCATATTGCTGGTCTCCTCGCCTACTatctctctcttcagcccGCTGAGGACTCCGAGTACGCccttgcttccatcacccccaagaagctgaaggagaaCCTCATCTCCGTCGCCACTGAGGATGCTCTCTCCGACATTCCCTCCGACACTCCCAACCTGCTCGCCTGGAACGGCGGTGGCTGCAGCGACTacaagaagattgtcgaggCTGGTAGctacaaggtcaaggctgctCCCTCTTCTCGCGTCGAGGAGATCAAGCACGCTGTCGAGCAGGAGGTCAACCTCGTCTCTGGCAAGCTGACCACTGGtgccaaggagcttggctccaaggccgagaagttctccaagaagatccacgagctcgtcgatgaggagcttgagcagttccttgaggagctcaaccTGTAA